Proteins found in one Vicia villosa cultivar HV-30 ecotype Madison, WI unplaced genomic scaffold, Vvil1.0 ctg.002544F_1_1, whole genome shotgun sequence genomic segment:
- the LOC131639148 gene encoding glycosyltransferase BC10-like, producing the protein MFMLEKMKGSNNQYQSNYVSKIFNFQLHFINFLTYVLVLTFGLTLGIILSFYLKECSFSLQFTQLSLSSIPKTPPLPPPIAVKQERIGLKEFLKVPPVMHDMDEEELLWRGSMTAKISEYPFDRVPKVAFMFLTRGAVFLAPLWEQFFKGHEGYYSIYVHSNPSYNGSHPESPVFHGRRIPSKEVKWGDVNMIEAERRLLSNALLDISNQRFVLLSESCIPLFNFSTIYSYLINSTENYVMAFDDPSPVGRGRYSIQMLPEVSLRQWRKGYQWFEMDRELALGVVSDRIYFPVFQDYCRGSCYADEHYLPTFVSIKFWERNSNRSLTWVDWSRGGPHPAHFLRSDINVEFLERLRNKKCAYNNGYSTNACFLFARKFLPSTLSRLLKIAPEVMQFEHYDKPKIHKLSFKPII; encoded by the exons ATGTTTATGTTAGAAAAAATGAAGGGTTCAAATAATCAATACCAATCAAACtatgtttcaaagattttcaattttcaactccactttattaattttCTCACCTATGTTCTAGTTTTGACCTTTGGTTTAACACTTGGGATAATTTTGAGTTTCTATCTTAAAGAGTGTAGTTTTAGTCTACAATTCACTCAGTTATCGCTTTCTTCTATACCGAAAACACCTCCGTTGCCACCGCCGATTGCGGTGAAACAAGAACGTATAGGATTGAAGGAGTTTCTGAAGGTTCCTCCAGTTATGCATGATATGGATGAGGAAGAATTGTTATGGAGAGGTTCTATGACAGCGAAAATATCTGAATATCCTTTTGATCGAGTTCCGAAAGTTGCTTTCATGTTTTTGACAAGAGGTGCTGTGTTTTTGGCACCTTTGTGGGAACAGTTTTTCAAAGGACATGAAGGGTATTACTCAATTTATGTTCATTCTAATCCTTCTTATAATGGATCACATCCTGAGAGTCCTGTTTTTCATGGTAGGAGAATTCCGAGTAAG GAAGTTAAATGGGGCGATGTGAACATGATAGAAGCCGAGCGTCGCTTACTATCAAACGCACTTCTCGATATCTCGAACCAACGATTTGTTCTCCTATCAGAATCCTGCATACCACTCTTCAACTTCTCGACCATCTACTCTTACTTAATAAACTCAACAGAAAATTACGTCATGGCTTTTGACGATCCTAGTCCGGTCGGCCGCGGCCGTTATAGCATCCAGATGTTACCTGAGGTTTCCCTTAGGCAATGGAGAAAAGGGTACCAATGGTTTGAAATGGACAGAGAGCTTGCTCTAGGAGTTGTGTCAGATAGAATATACTTCCCAGTTTTTCAAGATTATTGCAGAGGTTCATGTTATGCAGATGAACATTATTTGCCAACTTTTGTTAGCATAAAGTTTTGGGAAAGGAATTCAAATAGGAGTTTGACTTGGGTTGATTGGTCAAGAGGGGGTCCACATCCAGCTCATTTTTTAAGGTCTGATATAAATGTTGAGTTTTTGGAGAGACTGAGGAACAAGAAATGTGCTTATAATAATGGATACAGCACCAATGCTTGTTTTCTGTTTGCTAGGAAGTTCTTGCCCAGTACTTTGTCAAGGCTCTTGAAGATTGCCCCTGAGGTTATGCAGTTTGAACACTATGATAAGCCCAAAATACATAAGCTATCATTTAAACCAATTATTtga
- the LOC131639147 gene encoding probable leucine-rich repeat receptor-like protein kinase At1g68400 produces MASTLSLLILLTLSHFLLIVQSSQNPDFEALLAFKTASDPSKKLTTWKTGTDPCTWNGVLCVKDRVSRLVLENLDLQGSIEPLTSLTQLRVLSLKGNRFSGKVPNLSNFSSLKLLFLSHNHFSGEFPVTLTSLFRLYRLDLSYNNFSGEIPVIVNRLPHLLTLRLDENKFSGLIPELSLPGLQDFNVSGNNLSGEIPKTLSTFSESSFRKNSFLCGAPLEKCKAVEPNKPGSEGATATSPLVPSSETPTTTVSSSPSTMPTTTTTTTTTNPKSHEKRGSKMSPIVLIAIIVGDIFVLGIVCLILYCYFWRNHASKSKQRKGLKLFESEKIVYSSSPYPTQGGFERGRMVFFEGEKRFELEDLLRASAEMLGKGGFGTAYKAVLDDGNVVAVKRLKDAQIAGKREFEQHMEILGRIRHPNVVSLRAYYFAREEKLLVYDFMPNATLFWLLHGNRGPGRTPLDWTTRLKIAAGAAQGVTFIHNSCKSLKLTHGNIKSTNILLDKQGNARVSDFGLSVFNSPSPIGAGGRSNGYRAPEVTDGRKQSQKSDVYSFGVLLLELLTGKCPSAVESGGSGGGYGGSMVDLPRWVQSVVREEWTAEVFDLELMRYKDIEEEMVGLLQIAMSCTAALPDQRPRMSHVVKMIEDLRGVEVSPCHDTAGSVSDSPSLSEDACAGTSSQ; encoded by the exons ATGGCGTCAACACTCTCTCTTCTCATTCTTCTAACGCTTTCCCATTTTCTCCTCATTGTTCAATCTTCTCAAAACCCAGACTTCGAAGCTCTCCTAGCTTTCAAAACCGCTTCAGACCCATCCAAAAAACTCACAACATGGAAAACTGGCACTGACCCATGTACTTGGAACGGCGTTTTGTGTGTCAAAGACCGAGTTTCACGACTCGTTCTCGAAAATCTCGACCTCCAAGGCTCCATTGAACCGTTAACCTCTCTAACTCAGCTCCGAGTTTTGAGTCTCAAGGGTAACCGTTTCTCCGGCAAAGTTCCAAATCTCTCAAACTTCTCTTCACTGAaacttctcttcctctctcacaACCATTTCTCCGGCGAGTTCCCGGTAACTCTAACGTCACTCTTCCGTCTCTACCGTCTCGATCTATCTTACAATAACTTCTCCGGCGAGATTCCGGTGATAGTCAACCGTTTACCTCACCTCCTCACTCTCCGTCTCGACGAGAATAAATTCTCCGGCCTAATTCCCGAACTAAGCCTTCCCGGTTTACAAGACTTCAATGTCTCCGGTAACAATCTCTCCGGCGAGATACCGAAAACTCTGTCGACATTCTCCGAATCATCGTTCCGGAAAAACTCGTTTCTCTGTGGAGCTCCGTTGGAGAAATGCAAAGCGGTTGAACCAAACAAACCCGGATCCGAAGGTGCCACAGCTACTTCACCATTAGTACCAAGCAGTGAAACCCCAACAACAACAGTTTCTTCTTCACCAAGCACAatgccaacaacaacaacaacaacaacaacaacaaaccccAAAAGCCATGAAAAAAGAGGTTCGAAAATGAGTCCTATAGTTCTAATAGCAATCATAGTAGGCGACATTTTCGTTCTCGGAATCGTTTGTTTAATTCTCTACTGCTATTTCTGGAGAAACCACGCTTCCAAATCGAAACAGCGAAAAGGGTTGAAGCTATTCGAGAGTGAAAAGATAGTGTATTCTTCGAGTCCTTACCCTACTCAAGGAGGGTTTGAGAGGGGAAGAATGGTGTTTTTCGAAGGAGAGAAAAGGTTCGAGcttgaagatttgttgcgtgcttcaGCTGAAATGCTTGGGAAAGGTGGATTTGGAACTGCTTATAAAGCTGTGCTTGATGATGGGAATGTTGTTGCTGTGAAGAGGTTGAAAGATGCACAGATTGCAGGGAAGAGGGAGTTTGAGCAACACATGGAGATTCTTGGAAGGATTAGGCACCCGAATGTTGTGAGTTTGAGAGCTTATTATTTTGCAAGAGAAGAGAAGCTTTTGGTGTATGATTTCATGCCTAATGCTACTCTGTTCTGGCTTCTTCATG GAAACAGAGGACCTGGAAGAACCCCACTGGATTGGACCACAAGGCTTAAGATAGCAGCTGGTGCAGCACAAGGTGTAACTTTCATTCACAATTCATGTAAATCTCTTAAACTCACCCATGGTAACATCAAATCCACCAATATCCTCCTTGACAAGCAAGGAAATGCACGTGTGTCGGATTTTGGGCTTTCAGTCTTCAACAGCCCAAGCCCAATTGGAGCTGGTGGTAGATCAAACGGATACCGTGCTCCTGAAGTAACTGACGGTCGAAAACAGTCGCAGAAATCTGATGTGTACTCTTTTGGTGTTCTGCTGCTAGAGCTGCTTACAGGGAAGTGTCCTTCTGCTGTGGAGAGTGGTGGAAGTGGAGGTGGTTATGGTGGTTCGATGGTTGATCTACCTAGATGGGTTCAATCTGTTGTGAGAGAGGAATGGACTGCTGAGGTTTTTGATTTGGAGTTGATGAGGTACAAGGATATTGAAGAGGAAATGGTTGGGTTGCTTCAGATTGCTATGTCTTGTACTGCTGCTTTGCCTGATCAACGGCCGAGAATGTCACATGTTGTTAAGATGATTGAGGACTTGCGTGGGGTCGAAGTGTCACCATGTCATGACACGGCTGGCTCTGTCTCTGACTCACCTTCTTTGTCTGAAGATGCCTGTGCTGGTACTAGTAGTCAGTAA